A part of Denitratisoma oestradiolicum genomic DNA contains:
- a CDS encoding cytochrome D1 domain-containing protein, with protein sequence MMYKKLLKYALPALLPLSMSSVLAQQAPADAPTLSAEEKAQAKKIYFERCAGCHGVLRKGATGKNLEPHWSKKAKDGSIQEGGTLKLGQNRLEKIIGYGTEGGMVNFDDILTKEEISLMAKYIQNTPDVPPEYSFKDTLESWKVIVPVDKRPTKQMNPFNLKNMFSVTLRDTGEVALIDGDTKEIRSIVKTGYAVHISRLSKSGRYVYVIGRDGRLSLIDLWMEKPAVVAEVKVGFDARSVDTSKFKGYDDKYAIAGSYWPPQYVIMDGDTLKPLKVVSTRGMTVDGEYHPEPRVASIVSSEIKPEWVVNIKETGQILLVDYSDIKNLKTTTIESAKFLHDGGWDASKRYFLVAANASNKIAAVDTKVGKLAALIDVAKLPHPGRGANFVHPKYGPVWATGHLGADVVTLISTPSDDKKFAKYKEHNWKVVQEMKHVPGNLFVKTHPKSKHFWADSPQNPEKDLAESVAVWDMADLSKPTKIINVAKDSGLPETKATKRAVHPEYSADGKEVWISLWGGKADQSAIVVYDDATLKVKKVITDPKMITPTGKFNVYNTQHDIY encoded by the coding sequence ATGATGTACAAGAAACTGCTCAAATATGCCTTACCCGCCCTGTTGCCTCTGTCCATGTCATCGGTCCTGGCCCAACAGGCACCCGCCGATGCGCCCACGCTGAGCGCGGAGGAGAAAGCCCAGGCCAAGAAGATTTACTTCGAGCGTTGCGCCGGTTGTCATGGCGTTCTGCGCAAGGGTGCCACCGGCAAGAACCTGGAGCCCCACTGGAGCAAGAAGGCCAAGGACGGCAGCATCCAGGAAGGCGGCACTCTCAAGCTGGGCCAGAACCGTCTCGAGAAGATCATCGGCTATGGCACCGAAGGCGGGATGGTGAACTTCGACGACATCCTGACCAAGGAAGAGATCAGTCTGATGGCCAAGTACATCCAGAACACTCCGGATGTGCCGCCCGAGTACAGCTTCAAGGATACGCTGGAATCCTGGAAAGTCATCGTGCCGGTGGACAAGCGGCCCACCAAGCAGATGAACCCCTTCAATCTGAAGAACATGTTTTCCGTGACCCTGCGGGATACCGGCGAAGTGGCGCTGATCGACGGCGATACCAAGGAAATCCGCAGCATCGTCAAGACGGGTTATGCGGTACATATTTCCCGTCTGTCCAAGTCAGGCCGCTATGTGTATGTGATTGGCCGCGATGGACGCCTGTCCCTGATCGATCTGTGGATGGAGAAGCCTGCGGTGGTGGCCGAGGTCAAGGTCGGCTTCGATGCCCGCTCTGTCGATACTTCCAAGTTCAAGGGCTACGACGACAAGTACGCCATTGCCGGTTCCTACTGGCCGCCCCAGTACGTGATCATGGATGGCGACACTCTGAAGCCCCTCAAGGTCGTTTCCACCCGCGGCATGACGGTGGATGGCGAATACCACCCCGAACCCCGCGTGGCTTCGATTGTTTCTTCCGAGATCAAGCCCGAGTGGGTGGTCAATATCAAGGAAACCGGCCAGATTCTCTTGGTGGATTATTCCGACATCAAGAACCTGAAGACCACCACCATCGAGTCCGCCAAGTTCCTCCATGACGGCGGATGGGATGCCTCCAAGCGCTACTTCCTGGTGGCTGCCAACGCCTCCAACAAGATCGCTGCGGTGGATACCAAGGTTGGCAAGCTGGCAGCGCTGATCGATGTTGCCAAGCTTCCGCACCCGGGGCGGGGGGCCAACTTCGTGCATCCGAAGTATGGCCCCGTCTGGGCCACCGGCCACCTGGGCGCCGATGTGGTGACCCTGATCAGCACGCCCTCGGACGACAAGAAGTTCGCCAAGTACAAGGAGCACAACTGGAAGGTCGTCCAGGAAATGAAACATGTGCCGGGCAACCTGTTCGTCAAGACCCATCCCAAGTCCAAGCATTTCTGGGCCGACTCTCCCCAGAATCCGGAAAAGGATCTGGCGGAATCCGTGGCAGTGTGGGATATGGCGGACCTGTCCAAGCCGACGAAGATCATCAACGTTGCCAAGGATTCCGGGCTGCCTGAAACCAAGGCCACCAAGCGTGCCGTTCATCCGGAGTACAGTGCCGATGGCAAGGAGGTCTGGATTTCCCTGTGGGGTGGCAAGGCTGACCAGTCCGCCATCGTGGTGTATGACGACGCGACTCTCAAGGTGAAAAAGGTGATCACCGATCCCAAGATGATCACGCCCACCGGCAAGTTCAACGTCTACAACACACAGCACGATATCTATTGA
- a CDS encoding CapA family protein, translating into MNRLRCWLALLLLLSAGGALAEPFRLIFVGDVMLDDGPGRVVASGRDPLAPFAAVLAAADYRIGNLECPIATVGQPQESKIYSFRAAPPVVSVLKGRFDALAVANNHSGDYGTAAFLETLERVSQAGILPFGGGRDLDSAHRPLWIERPGLRIAVLAYNEFKPRAFAAGPTWPGVAWSEDAEVVADIRAARAAGADLVIPFMHWGWEREPEPSARQRQLARTMIDAGADLVVGGHPHVTQGAEYYRGKLIVYSLGNFVFDGFDLPAAREGWVLRLTLDRHGLLAWDTLGARMDEDGIPHPAAGSRTPCGKAGSSAVEVCINP; encoded by the coding sequence GTGAACCGGCTGCGGTGTTGGCTCGCTCTCCTGCTGTTACTGTCGGCTGGCGGTGCGCTGGCCGAACCTTTTCGTCTGATCTTCGTCGGGGATGTGATGCTGGACGATGGCCCGGGCCGGGTCGTTGCATCCGGCCGTGATCCTCTGGCGCCCTTTGCCGCCGTATTGGCGGCGGCGGACTATCGCATCGGCAATCTGGAGTGTCCCATTGCTACCGTCGGCCAGCCCCAGGAAAGCAAGATTTACAGCTTTCGCGCCGCGCCGCCTGTTGTCTCGGTGCTGAAGGGGCGTTTCGACGCCCTGGCGGTGGCCAACAATCATTCCGGCGACTACGGTACGGCGGCCTTTCTGGAAACCCTGGAACGGGTGAGCCAGGCTGGCATCCTTCCCTTTGGCGGTGGCCGTGATCTGGACTCCGCCCACCGCCCTCTCTGGATTGAACGCCCCGGGCTACGTATCGCGGTGCTGGCCTACAACGAATTCAAACCCCGGGCCTTCGCTGCCGGCCCCACCTGGCCAGGCGTGGCCTGGAGCGAGGACGCCGAGGTGGTGGCCGACATCCGGGCCGCCCGGGCGGCAGGGGCCGATCTGGTGATTCCCTTTATGCACTGGGGCTGGGAGCGTGAGCCCGAGCCCAGCGCCCGCCAGCGCCAACTGGCCCGGACCATGATCGATGCCGGCGCCGACCTGGTGGTGGGCGGCCATCCCCATGTGACCCAGGGGGCCGAGTATTACCGGGGCAAGCTGATCGTCTATAGCCTGGGTAATTTCGTTTTTGACGGCTTCGATCTGCCCGCCGCCAGGGAAGGCTGGGTCTTGCGCCTGACTCTGGACCGGCACGGTCTGCTGGCCTGGGATACCCTGGGCGCAAGGATGGACGAGGATGGCATTCCCCATCCCGCAGCGGGTTCCCGAACCCCCTGCGGCAAGGCGGGAAGTTCCGCAGTGGAGGTCTGCATCAATCCCTGA
- a CDS encoding enoyl-CoA hydratase/isomerase family protein, whose translation MAEEFKYIQFRVEDNVGIITLNRPDKLNAISWEVAEELSGLLYKLRFRDEVRTILLNGAGRSFCAGGDVDFISGESDRPMPGTSDPSRPIPRSQRKTPGGPFFEVTRQLVAVDKPVIVAIQGHAVGAGLAYSIACDRRFGDTTTKMAAIFTNIGVAPDCGLSYFLPRIVGFSNALMMVETAKVFKAEECKALGLLDELVPEGQAFAAAFEYAKLLAQRASVAVDMARRMIHMSQVSTLEEILDYEGHAGVAVASTLDAKEGTLSFLEKRKPVYRGV comes from the coding sequence ATGGCCGAGGAATTCAAGTACATCCAGTTCCGCGTTGAGGACAACGTGGGCATCATCACCCTGAACCGTCCCGACAAGCTGAACGCCATCAGCTGGGAAGTGGCGGAGGAGCTCTCCGGCCTGCTCTACAAGCTGCGCTTCCGGGACGAGGTTCGCACCATTCTGCTGAACGGCGCCGGACGCTCCTTCTGCGCGGGCGGCGACGTGGATTTCATTTCCGGCGAGAGCGACCGGCCCATGCCCGGCACCTCCGACCCTTCCCGCCCCATCCCCCGTTCCCAGCGCAAGACGCCGGGCGGTCCCTTCTTCGAGGTGACGCGGCAGCTGGTGGCGGTGGACAAGCCGGTGATCGTGGCCATCCAGGGCCATGCGGTGGGCGCGGGGCTGGCCTACTCCATTGCCTGCGACCGCCGTTTCGGCGACACCACCACCAAGATGGCGGCGATCTTCACCAACATCGGCGTGGCGCCGGATTGCGGCCTGTCCTATTTTCTGCCCCGCATCGTGGGCTTCTCCAACGCTCTGATGATGGTGGAGACGGCCAAGGTGTTCAAGGCCGAGGAATGCAAGGCCCTGGGCCTGCTGGACGAACTGGTGCCCGAAGGCCAGGCTTTCGCGGCGGCCTTCGAGTACGCCAAGCTGCTGGCCCAGCGGGCTTCGGTGGCGGTGGACATGGCGCGGCGCATGATCCACATGTCCCAGGTCAGCACCCTGGAGGAAATCCTCGACTACGAGGGCCATGCCGGTGTGGCCGTGGCCTCCACCCTGGATGCCAAGGAAGGCACCCTGTCCTTCCTGGAAAAACGCAAGCCGGTCTATCGCGGCGTCTGA
- a CDS encoding TIGR03619 family F420-dependent LLM class oxidoreductase, which translates to MKFALAASGMDNYPPAMAPWEPKSGSAEILRFAQKADSLTWDWLTIPEHVMMPNDMVQHMGTRFVEGISAAAVLMGATQRIHMMTYILALPYRHPLLLAKQIATMEFIAGGRFTLGTAVGHLEKEFEALNVPFEQRGKITDEYIQVLKQAWTSDTPAFDGEFVKFKDVVIEPKPVQKPHPPIFIGGNSKPAMRRAAQLGDGWIPWLVTAENLPECIQYMKSLPEYQEKADRFEILVTTTAYAQDDHHVAYGETNIAGDRDGVLREIEGLKKAGATSVQVRPPKVETFEQCLEWIEWYDKEIIPQFR; encoded by the coding sequence ATGAAATTCGCACTGGCAGCTTCCGGGATGGACAATTACCCGCCCGCAATGGCGCCTTGGGAGCCGAAATCCGGCAGCGCCGAGATTTTGCGCTTCGCCCAGAAGGCCGACAGCCTGACCTGGGACTGGCTGACCATTCCCGAACACGTGATGATGCCCAACGACATGGTTCAGCACATGGGCACCCGCTTCGTCGAGGGGATTTCGGCGGCGGCCGTGCTGATGGGCGCCACCCAGCGCATCCACATGATGACCTACATCCTGGCGCTGCCCTATCGCCATCCCCTGCTGCTGGCCAAGCAGATCGCCACCATGGAATTCATCGCCGGCGGCCGCTTCACCCTGGGGACGGCCGTGGGCCACCTGGAGAAGGAATTCGAGGCGCTGAACGTGCCTTTCGAGCAGCGTGGCAAGATCACCGACGAATACATCCAGGTGTTGAAGCAGGCCTGGACCTCGGATACGCCGGCCTTCGACGGCGAGTTCGTCAAGTTCAAGGACGTGGTGATCGAGCCCAAGCCGGTGCAAAAACCCCATCCCCCGATCTTCATCGGCGGCAATTCCAAGCCGGCCATGCGCCGCGCCGCCCAACTGGGCGACGGCTGGATCCCCTGGCTGGTGACGGCGGAGAATCTGCCCGAGTGCATCCAGTACATGAAGAGCCTGCCTGAATATCAGGAGAAGGCCGACCGCTTCGAGATTCTGGTCACCACCACGGCCTATGCCCAGGACGATCACCATGTCGCTTATGGCGAGACCAATATTGCGGGCGACCGGGACGGTGTGCTGCGGGAGATCGAGGGACTGAAAAAGGCCGGTGCCACCTCTGTCCAAGTGCGCCCGCCCAAGGTGGAGACCTTCGAGCAATGCCTGGAATGGATCGAGTGGTACGACAAGGAAATCATTCCCCAATTCCGTTGA
- a CDS encoding CaiB/BaiF CoA transferase family protein, with translation MAKNLPLKGIRVVNFGWVWAGPVVGQTLAFLGAEVFKIESKARVDMTRNLPPFAEGKPDPNRSLSNNACWAGNGSVSLNLKEPQALELAKQLIAQSDVVVENFGPGVMERLGFGYEDLRKVKEDIILFSMPGAGLTGPKKDLRSYGLSLTSTTGLDSLVGYKGGGPIPVENAYSDPYAGIFGAFAILAALNHRRNTGEGQHVDFSQQEAVMQMVGPAYMDYVLNGRSGGPKSNEHPVAGAAPHGVFPCKGDDRWISIAVVTEEEWQALMKALGHPEWLKVNEFATLEHRLAHIDALHSLLGEWTVNYDDRELAELLQSHGVAAAPVLNIGDLLQDPHYRARGTYIEVTHPLGYRETIYGAYVKLSRSEVEVRPGPVIGQDNDRVFKEILGMEEARYQELVERKVIY, from the coding sequence ATGGCTAAGAATCTGCCCCTCAAGGGTATCCGGGTGGTCAATTTCGGCTGGGTCTGGGCCGGCCCCGTGGTGGGCCAGACCCTGGCCTTCCTCGGTGCCGAGGTCTTCAAGATCGAATCCAAGGCCCGGGTGGACATGACCCGCAATCTGCCGCCCTTCGCCGAGGGCAAGCCCGACCCCAACCGCAGCCTGTCCAACAACGCCTGCTGGGCCGGCAACGGTTCCGTTTCCCTGAACCTGAAGGAACCCCAGGCCCTGGAGCTGGCCAAGCAGCTGATTGCCCAGTCCGACGTGGTGGTGGAAAACTTCGGCCCCGGTGTGATGGAGCGGCTGGGCTTCGGCTACGAGGACCTGCGCAAGGTCAAAGAGGACATCATCCTCTTCTCGATGCCTGGCGCCGGGCTCACCGGCCCGAAGAAGGATCTGCGCTCCTACGGTCTGAGCCTCACCTCCACCACGGGCCTGGACAGCCTGGTGGGCTACAAGGGAGGCGGTCCGATTCCGGTGGAGAACGCCTACTCCGATCCCTATGCCGGCATTTTCGGCGCCTTCGCCATCCTCGCCGCCCTGAACCACCGCCGCAATACCGGGGAGGGACAGCATGTGGACTTCTCCCAGCAGGAGGCGGTGATGCAGATGGTGGGGCCGGCCTACATGGACTATGTGCTCAATGGCCGCAGTGGCGGCCCCAAGAGCAACGAGCATCCGGTGGCGGGTGCGGCGCCCCATGGCGTCTTCCCCTGCAAGGGCGACGACCGCTGGATCAGTATCGCGGTCGTCACCGAGGAGGAATGGCAGGCCCTGATGAAGGCCCTGGGCCATCCCGAGTGGCTGAAGGTGAATGAGTTCGCCACCCTGGAGCATCGCCTGGCCCATATCGATGCGCTGCATTCCCTGTTGGGCGAATGGACCGTCAATTACGATGACCGGGAACTGGCGGAGCTGCTTCAGTCCCACGGGGTGGCTGCGGCGCCGGTGCTGAATATCGGTGACCTGCTCCAGGACCCCCATTACCGGGCACGGGGAACCTACATCGAGGTGACCCACCCCCTGGGTTACCGGGAGACCATCTACGGCGCCTATGTGAAGTTGAGCCGCAGTGAGGTGGAAGTACGTCCCGGACCGGTGATTGGACAGGACAACGATAGGGTGTTCAAGGAAATCCTTGGCATGGAGGAGGCGCGCTACCAGGAACTGGTGGAGCGGAAAGTCATTTATTGA
- a CDS encoding CoA transferase, whose amino-acid sequence MPKPNPDYGSGVFRRCLRFQAAADHVRVELEDGNHAFRLTLRHDGERVTAVEPEAVRHPFTTCPEALAVIGRVVGHRLADDTQSLRQRLVPGDNCTHLFDMAVLALAHAGDAGLSRLYEIAVDDERDGVTVARIHCDGRPVHEWRVRAHVIEQPPVLAGRPFMRGFFAWASEAFSGMELEAATALQRGYFVAQARRSVSLPIEQHPATADGMPDGVCYSYNSGVVQRALRITGSVRDYSPGPEGLLDFTPVTQNNSVSRGKPGGAMTDKTGRPGALAGIKVVDFGQMVSAPYCAKLFSDYGADVIKVELPGGDSARRMGPFPGDVPHPEKSGLYFINNTNKRGIICDVASAEGRTLFLRLLQWADVLIENHLPRQMKEWGLDYETLAKVNPNLVVISITPFGQTGPYAGWNGYDLNAYHLTGASSRYCGRPGEMPLEHGTFSADYFGAISAATWGMAAVYGRDLVGGGQQVDVSCAEAIAAAFVGGQNIGGLAQDGIFDKRTGVGMPQGAPATIMPCKDGHVWMLALEPGQWNGLRKVMGDPEWADLDIFQNMKTRAENADVIYSFLLEWTMEHTKMEIQEKCQAAGCPITAVYTVAEAAEEPHLKARDYFVDMEHPELGKLKNLGAPFKLPACPGGPTRPAPLLGQHNDEIYGSVLGLSADDIQGLRTRKVI is encoded by the coding sequence ATGCCCAAACCCAATCCGGACTATGGCTCTGGCGTATTTCGCCGCTGCTTGCGCTTCCAGGCCGCCGCGGACCATGTCCGAGTCGAGTTGGAGGACGGCAACCATGCCTTCCGGCTGACCCTGCGTCATGATGGGGAGCGGGTAACGGCGGTGGAGCCGGAGGCGGTGCGCCACCCCTTCACCACCTGCCCCGAGGCGCTGGCGGTGATCGGTCGGGTCGTCGGCCACCGCCTGGCCGACGATACCCAGAGCCTGCGCCAGCGCCTGGTGCCGGGGGACAACTGCACCCATCTGTTCGATATGGCGGTGCTGGCCCTGGCCCATGCCGGCGATGCTGGATTGTCCCGGCTGTACGAGATCGCCGTGGACGACGAGCGCGACGGAGTCACCGTGGCTCGCATCCATTGCGACGGTCGGCCGGTTCATGAATGGCGGGTCCGCGCCCACGTCATCGAGCAGCCCCCGGTGCTGGCCGGCCGTCCCTTCATGCGCGGTTTTTTCGCATGGGCTTCGGAGGCTTTTTCCGGCATGGAACTGGAAGCTGCCACCGCCCTGCAGCGGGGTTATTTTGTTGCCCAGGCCCGGCGCTCCGTGAGCCTGCCGATCGAGCAACATCCCGCCACGGCGGACGGCATGCCCGATGGTGTGTGTTACTCGTACAATTCAGGCGTCGTTCAGCGGGCGCTGCGGATCACCGGCTCGGTTCGCGATTACAGCCCAGGCCCGGAGGGCCTGCTGGATTTCACCCCCGTTACCCAAAACAATTCCGTTTCCCGCGGGAAACCCGGAGGAGCAATGACCGACAAGACAGGTAGGCCCGGCGCCCTGGCCGGCATCAAGGTGGTGGACTTCGGTCAGATGGTGTCCGCCCCCTATTGCGCCAAGCTGTTTTCCGACTACGGCGCCGATGTGATCAAGGTGGAGTTGCCCGGGGGCGATAGCGCCCGGCGCATGGGGCCTTTCCCCGGTGATGTGCCCCATCCCGAGAAGAGCGGCCTCTATTTCATCAACAACACCAACAAGCGCGGCATCATCTGCGATGTGGCCAGCGCGGAGGGCCGTACCCTGTTCCTGCGCCTGTTGCAGTGGGCCGATGTGCTGATCGAGAACCACCTGCCCCGGCAGATGAAGGAATGGGGTCTGGACTATGAGACTCTGGCGAAGGTCAATCCGAACCTGGTGGTGATCTCCATTACCCCCTTCGGCCAGACCGGCCCCTACGCCGGCTGGAACGGCTATGACCTCAACGCCTATCACCTGACCGGCGCCAGTTCCCGTTATTGTGGCCGGCCCGGGGAGATGCCCCTGGAACATGGCACCTTCTCCGCTGATTACTTCGGCGCCATCAGTGCCGCCACCTGGGGCATGGCCGCCGTCTATGGCCGCGACCTGGTGGGGGGCGGGCAGCAGGTGGATGTGTCCTGTGCCGAGGCCATCGCCGCAGCCTTCGTCGGTGGTCAGAACATTGGCGGCCTGGCCCAGGATGGCATCTTCGACAAGCGCACCGGCGTCGGCATGCCCCAGGGGGCGCCGGCCACCATCATGCCCTGCAAGGACGGCCATGTCTGGATGCTGGCCCTGGAACCTGGCCAGTGGAACGGCCTGCGCAAGGTGATGGGCGATCCGGAATGGGCCGACCTGGACATCTTCCAGAACATGAAGACGCGGGCCGAGAACGCCGACGTGATCTATTCCTTCCTGCTGGAATGGACCATGGAGCACACCAAGATGGAGATCCAGGAAAAATGCCAGGCGGCGGGCTGTCCGATCACGGCGGTGTACACCGTGGCGGAGGCGGCCGAGGAGCCCCATCTCAAGGCCCGGGATTATTTCGTGGATATGGAGCACCCGGAGCTGGGCAAGCTCAAAAATCTGGGCGCCCCCTTCAAGCTGCCCGCCTGCCCCGGCGGCCCCACCCGGCCGGCGCCCCTGCTGGGCCAGCACAACGACGAGATCTACGGTAGCGTCCTGGGCCTGAGCGCGGACGATATCCAGGGTCTCAGGACCCGCAAGGTCATCTGA
- a CDS encoding acyl-CoA dehydrogenase family protein yields the protein MDLKFSEEQNILRDMTRNLCADYSTVAVVRKLENDPVGVPADLWKHMGETGLLNILVPEELGGAGFNLLDCAVIYEELGRAIAPGPYFASAVMSVLAITGGGSEARHKELLAAIGSGETIVVPAWLEPDNGFGPAGVQMRAEKGADGYRLNGVKRHVFYAQAAQKLIVLARTGDAPDAIDLLLVDTKAPGVVLEQQKTMASDTQYKVTFNNVLVPEDNRIGAAGTGWNTWEAAMYDGIILQAAWAAGGAERALEITVQYSKDREQFNKPLGAFQALAHYMADASAVVDGAKVLVYEAAWARANGKSIKRLAPMAKLFCCKAFKDVTHMAQQVHGGIGFTLDYDIQLFYRRAKQHQMNWWDSRYLEELIAADILDSDAPRTIPDPFTV from the coding sequence ATGGACCTGAAGTTTTCCGAAGAGCAGAACATACTCCGCGATATGACCCGCAATCTGTGCGCCGACTACAGCACGGTGGCCGTGGTGCGCAAACTGGAGAACGATCCTGTCGGCGTTCCCGCCGATCTGTGGAAGCACATGGGGGAGACCGGCCTGCTGAACATCCTGGTGCCCGAGGAACTGGGCGGCGCGGGCTTCAATCTGCTCGACTGCGCGGTGATCTACGAGGAACTGGGACGGGCCATTGCCCCCGGCCCCTACTTTGCCAGCGCGGTGATGAGCGTACTTGCCATTACCGGTGGTGGCAGCGAGGCCCGGCACAAGGAACTGCTGGCCGCGATCGGTAGCGGCGAGACCATCGTGGTTCCCGCCTGGCTGGAACCCGACAACGGTTTCGGTCCGGCCGGGGTGCAGATGCGGGCGGAGAAGGGAGCTGACGGCTATCGCCTGAATGGCGTCAAGCGTCATGTCTTTTATGCCCAGGCGGCCCAGAAACTGATCGTGCTGGCCCGGACCGGAGATGCCCCGGATGCCATCGATCTGCTGCTGGTGGATACCAAGGCCCCCGGCGTAGTGCTGGAGCAGCAGAAGACCATGGCCTCGGATACCCAGTACAAGGTGACCTTCAACAATGTGCTGGTGCCGGAAGATAATCGCATCGGCGCAGCCGGCACGGGCTGGAATACCTGGGAAGCCGCCATGTACGACGGCATCATTCTGCAGGCGGCCTGGGCGGCAGGCGGGGCGGAGCGTGCCCTGGAAATCACCGTGCAGTACTCCAAGGACCGGGAGCAGTTCAACAAGCCCCTGGGAGCCTTCCAGGCCCTGGCCCATTACATGGCCGATGCCAGCGCCGTGGTGGATGGCGCCAAGGTGCTGGTTTATGAAGCGGCGTGGGCACGGGCCAATGGCAAGTCCATCAAGCGCCTGGCGCCCATGGCCAAGCTGTTCTGCTGCAAGGCCTTCAAGGATGTGACCCACATGGCACAGCAGGTCCATGGAGGCATTGGTTTCACCCTGGACTACGACATCCAGTTGTTCTACCGCCGGGCCAAGCAGCATCAGATGAACTGGTGGGACTCACGCTACCTGGAAGAGCTGATCGCTGCCGATATCCTGGACAGCGATGCCCCCCGCACCATTCCGGACCCCTTCACTGTCTAA
- a CDS encoding hotdog family protein — protein MSANIASRLATQVREGEELPPLSHDVTATTVVLGALATRDWRPMHHDRDFAINRNGVKDIFINTPNNAAWFERYITDWTGPKGRLGRMKFKMRSSVFPGDRMTLSGKVAKVSTDETGCHWADLALAVSVEGRVCTECQARVALPVDASDNPWSRKDERWKP, from the coding sequence ATGAGCGCGAACATTGCAAGCCGACTGGCCACCCAGGTCAGGGAAGGAGAGGAGTTGCCGCCCCTGAGCCATGATGTCACCGCCACCACCGTAGTGTTGGGTGCCCTGGCGACCCGTGACTGGCGACCCATGCACCACGACAGGGACTTCGCCATCAATCGCAACGGCGTCAAGGATATTTTCATCAACACACCCAACAACGCTGCCTGGTTCGAGCGCTACATCACCGACTGGACCGGCCCCAAGGGGCGCCTGGGGCGGATGAAGTTCAAGATGAGAAGCTCAGTCTTTCCGGGTGACCGGATGACCCTGTCCGGCAAGGTGGCCAAGGTTTCCACTGATGAAACCGGTTGCCATTGGGCGGATCTGGCTTTGGCTGTCTCCGTGGAGGGCCGGGTGTGTACCGAGTGCCAGGCTCGTGTTGCCTTGCCCGTGGATGCTTCTGACAACCCCTGGAGCCGCAAAGACGAACGCTGGAAGCCCTGA
- a CDS encoding FAS1-like dehydratase domain-containing protein: MDIPDQVSALIGEIQYKEQSTFPIEMGYVYTSCASVQNGNPLYWNPAVAEELAGGPITPPTMLSVWFRPHYWRPGATGEQLALQTHFDLKRLLDLPEAIIAGSETAFGEPVRPGDVLTTYQVVRSISEPKTTKVGHGRFWVIDVTITNQRGEWVGTDTYDCFGYRRPQQ; the protein is encoded by the coding sequence ATGGATATACCCGATCAGGTCAGTGCACTGATTGGTGAGATTCAATACAAGGAGCAGTCGACGTTCCCGATCGAGATGGGCTATGTCTACACTTCCTGTGCTTCTGTGCAGAACGGCAATCCCTTGTACTGGAACCCGGCGGTAGCCGAGGAGCTGGCCGGCGGTCCGATAACGCCGCCGACGATGCTTTCGGTCTGGTTTCGTCCCCACTACTGGCGTCCCGGCGCGACTGGCGAGCAACTGGCGCTCCAGACTCACTTCGATCTGAAGCGTCTGCTGGACCTGCCCGAGGCCATCATCGCTGGTAGCGAAACCGCCTTCGGCGAGCCTGTACGCCCGGGCGATGTGCTGACCACCTACCAGGTGGTCCGCTCCATCAGCGAACCCAAGACGACCAAGGTGGGGCATGGCCGCTTCTGGGTGATCGATGTGACCATCACCAATCAGCGGGGTGAATGGGTGGGTACCGATACCTACGATTGCTTTGGCTACCGGAGGCCGCAACAATGA